In Rhizobium gallicum bv. gallicum R602sp, the following proteins share a genomic window:
- a CDS encoding carboxymuconolactone decarboxylase family protein yields the protein MQSRMGNPAVVIPEAMQALLAFGNIPQKCGLSPTLLELVNLRASQINGCGVCVDGHPRIARRLGETDERLFAVSAWRETPYFSPAERAALALTEAVTRVSDRADPVPDEIWDEAARHYDAKSLAALVIAIANINVWNRLNVATRQIAGEWKP from the coding sequence ATGCAATCGAGAATGGGAAATCCGGCCGTCGTCATCCCTGAAGCCATGCAGGCGCTGCTCGCTTTCGGGAATATTCCCCAAAAGTGCGGCCTTTCGCCAACGCTGCTCGAGCTCGTCAACCTGCGCGCCAGCCAGATCAATGGCTGCGGTGTCTGCGTCGACGGTCATCCCCGCATTGCCCGTAGGCTCGGAGAGACCGACGAGCGCCTCTTTGCCGTTTCCGCCTGGCGTGAGACGCCTTATTTCAGCCCGGCAGAACGCGCGGCCCTGGCGCTGACCGAAGCCGTCACCCGCGTCAGCGACCGCGCCGATCCGGTGCCGGACGAAATCTGGGACGAGGCGGCACGCCATTACGACGCCAAGAGCCTTGCGGCCCTCGTCATCGCCATCGCCAACATCAATGTCTGGAACCGGCTGAACGTCGCGACGCGCCAGATCGCCGGCGAATGGAAGCCTTGA
- a CDS encoding sigma-70 family RNA polymerase sigma factor: MDEKKFLADEFEANRAHLKTVAYRMLGSRAEAEDAVQEAWLRLGRSNTSEVGNLGGWLTTVVARICLDMLRSRKSRREEQLDPPVHEKIADTAKSADPEREIVLADSVGVALLVVLEQLAPAERVAFVLHDMFDLPFDEIAPVIGRTPEATRQLASRARRRVQGTTEAPEAGIEHKKEVVRAFLAASRDGNFQALLAVLHPDVVFAPDATAARFGHAGALHGAQAVATTFNGRARGALPAFVDGGFGFIVRIQDQLRIVVKIGFDGEKIATIEAIADPDHIERIEYRLFDR, from the coding sequence ATGGACGAGAAGAAATTTCTGGCGGACGAATTCGAGGCCAACCGCGCGCATCTGAAGACTGTCGCCTACCGCATGCTCGGCTCGCGTGCCGAGGCGGAGGATGCGGTGCAGGAGGCATGGCTCCGGCTCGGCCGCTCGAACACAAGCGAAGTCGGCAATCTCGGCGGCTGGCTGACGACGGTCGTGGCGCGCATCTGCCTCGATATGCTGCGCTCTAGGAAATCCCGGCGCGAAGAACAGCTCGATCCGCCGGTGCATGAAAAGATCGCCGATACCGCGAAGTCCGCCGACCCCGAGCGGGAGATCGTGCTGGCGGACTCCGTCGGCGTCGCGCTGCTGGTCGTGCTGGAACAGCTTGCGCCGGCAGAGCGTGTCGCCTTTGTCCTGCATGACATGTTCGATCTGCCCTTTGACGAGATTGCGCCCGTCATCGGCCGCACACCGGAAGCAACCCGGCAGCTCGCAAGCCGCGCCCGCCGCCGCGTGCAGGGGACGACCGAGGCGCCCGAGGCCGGCATCGAGCATAAGAAAGAGGTCGTCCGGGCATTCCTCGCCGCCTCGCGCGACGGTAATTTCCAGGCGTTGCTTGCTGTTCTTCATCCCGATGTTGTCTTCGCGCCTGATGCGACGGCGGCTCGTTTCGGCCATGCCGGCGCCCTGCACGGCGCGCAAGCGGTTGCAACGACATTCAACGGGAGGGCGCGGGGCGCGCTGCCGGCTTTCGTAGACGGCGGCTTCGGTTTCATCGTTCGCATCCAGGATCAACTGCGCATCGTCGTCAAAATCGGTTTCGATGGCGAGAAGATCGCCACGATCGAGGCGATCGCTGATCCTGATCACATTGAGCGGATCGAATACCGCCTGTTCGACAGATAG
- a CDS encoding ABC transporter substrate-binding protein: protein MKTLVAFLLGTALVALPTPLMAQEKGGIINVATIGEPPTLDPMSSTADLVGIVTQHIFETLYTFGKKWNVTPLLAESLPDISADGKSYTIKLRTGIKFHDNSDMTSEDVVASLTRWTKIASRGKQAAGFIEAIAAVDPATVKITLKQPYAPLTSLLAFNNSAAIIIPSDKQDEPMKDFIGTGPYMLKERKADQYIQLVRFSGYKSRDGESDGYGGARHQYLDEIRFVPVPDPNTRVEAAVSGQYDYVDSIPVESFDKLKASTASQPIILKPFGYPVFVFNTKEGIAKNIEVRKAIRQALSMEDMLAAAFGSTDFYTLDGDIYPEAYSWHTDAGVEGNYNVAKPEVAAEALKKTGYNGEPLRILTSRQYEFHYKMAQVAAEYLKLAGFTVDMQVVDWATLTQRRADPKLWDIYISHSPFLPEPALIGSLSTSSPGWWDTPARKAAVDAFTSEVDSAKRIELWANVQKAIYEDAPFMKIGDFNAVSAESNKLEGVDPAPWPYFWNASIKK, encoded by the coding sequence ATGAAGACTCTAGTCGCATTCCTTCTCGGCACGGCACTCGTCGCCTTGCCGACCCCACTGATGGCGCAGGAAAAAGGCGGTATCATCAATGTCGCGACGATCGGTGAGCCGCCGACGCTTGATCCGATGTCCTCGACTGCCGACCTCGTGGGGATCGTCACGCAGCACATCTTCGAGACACTCTATACCTTCGGCAAGAAATGGAACGTCACACCGCTTCTGGCCGAGAGCCTGCCCGATATCAGCGCGGACGGTAAAAGCTACACGATCAAGCTGCGCACCGGCATCAAGTTCCACGACAACAGCGACATGACGTCGGAAGATGTCGTTGCATCGCTCACCCGCTGGACAAAGATCGCCTCGCGCGGCAAGCAGGCTGCAGGCTTCATCGAAGCGATCGCCGCAGTCGATCCGGCAACCGTCAAGATCACGCTGAAGCAGCCCTACGCGCCTCTGACCTCTCTGCTTGCCTTCAATAATTCCGCCGCAATCATTATTCCTTCCGACAAGCAGGACGAGCCGATGAAGGATTTCATCGGAACCGGCCCCTACATGCTGAAGGAGCGCAAGGCCGACCAGTATATTCAGCTCGTTCGCTTTAGCGGCTACAAGTCACGCGATGGCGAGAGCGATGGCTATGGCGGCGCGCGTCATCAGTATCTCGATGAAATCCGCTTCGTTCCGGTGCCGGATCCGAACACCCGCGTCGAGGCTGCCGTCTCCGGCCAGTATGACTATGTTGATTCCATCCCGGTCGAATCCTTCGACAAGCTGAAGGCATCGACGGCCTCACAGCCGATCATCCTCAAGCCCTTCGGCTATCCGGTCTTCGTCTTCAATACCAAGGAGGGCATTGCGAAGAACATCGAGGTCCGCAAGGCGATCCGCCAGGCCCTCAGCATGGAGGACATGCTGGCCGCTGCCTTCGGCAGCACGGATTTCTACACGTTGGACGGCGATATCTATCCGGAAGCCTATTCCTGGCACACGGATGCCGGCGTCGAAGGCAACTACAATGTTGCAAAGCCCGAAGTGGCTGCCGAAGCCTTGAAGAAGACGGGCTACAACGGCGAACCGCTGCGTATCCTCACCAGCCGGCAGTATGAATTCCACTACAAGATGGCGCAGGTTGCAGCGGAGTATCTGAAGCTCGCGGGCTTTACCGTCGACATGCAGGTCGTCGACTGGGCGACGCTGACGCAGCGCCGTGCCGATCCGAAACTCTGGGACATTTATATCAGCCACAGCCCGTTCCTGCCGGAGCCGGCGCTGATCGGCTCGCTCTCGACCAGCTCGCCGGGGTGGTGGGATACGCCTGCCCGCAAGGCTGCCGTCGATGCCTTCACCTCAGAAGTCGATTCTGCCAAGCGCATCGAACTTTGGGCCAATGTCCAAAAAGCGATCTATGAAGATGCGCCCTTCATGAAGATCGGCGACTTCAACGCCGTTTCGGCGGAATCGAACAAGCTCGAAGGTGTCGATCCGGCTCCCTGGCCGTACTTCTGGAACGCTTCGATCAAGAAGTGA
- a CDS encoding ABC transporter permease, with translation MIRYILQRLFGMVVVMFLVVTIVFVIVRVTPGDPAAVMLGPDATPQDIAELRGRLGLDQSLVVQYVYYISQLLRGDLGQSIFLNMPVTAALLDRAEPTFFLTVFSLAIACVIALPIGIYAAYRRGSFVDQAATTLAMFAASIPSFWLGLILMQFFAVRFNFFPVSGYGGPGANFFGRMYHLTLPAFALGIVSSALILRFTRASMLDVLGDDYIRTARAKGLIERRVILKHALKNALIPILTVIGLTAAVLISGAVVTETVFGLPGVGNLVVSAVLRRDYPVIQGALLIIAALYVLINFAIDMLYLLVDPRVRY, from the coding sequence ATGATCCGTTACATTCTCCAGCGCCTCTTCGGGATGGTCGTCGTGATGTTCCTCGTCGTCACGATTGTCTTTGTCATCGTGCGCGTCACGCCAGGTGATCCGGCAGCCGTCATGCTGGGCCCAGATGCAACGCCTCAGGATATTGCCGAGCTTCGCGGTCGCCTCGGGCTCGATCAGTCGCTCGTGGTGCAATATGTCTATTACATCAGTCAGCTCCTCAGAGGCGACCTCGGGCAATCGATCTTCTTGAATATGCCGGTCACCGCAGCCCTCCTAGACCGCGCCGAGCCGACCTTTTTCCTGACGGTGTTCTCGCTGGCGATCGCCTGCGTCATCGCGCTGCCCATCGGCATTTATGCTGCCTATCGCCGTGGTTCCTTCGTCGATCAGGCGGCCACGACGCTTGCAATGTTTGCGGCAAGCATTCCGAGCTTTTGGCTCGGCCTGATTCTGATGCAGTTCTTTGCCGTGCGCTTCAACTTCTTTCCGGTTTCCGGCTATGGCGGACCAGGCGCGAACTTCTTTGGGCGCATGTATCACCTGACGTTGCCAGCCTTTGCGCTCGGTATTGTTTCCTCGGCGCTGATCTTGCGTTTCACACGTGCCTCGATGCTTGATGTGCTCGGCGACGACTATATCCGCACGGCACGCGCCAAAGGCCTGATCGAACGGCGGGTGATCCTCAAGCACGCCCTCAAGAACGCGTTGATCCCGATCCTGACTGTTATCGGGTTGACTGCGGCGGTGCTGATTTCAGGCGCTGTCGTGACCGAAACGGTCTTCGGCCTTCCAGGTGTCGGCAATCTGGTCGTTTCGGCGGTCCTTCGCCGCGATTACCCGGTCATCCAAGGAGCGCTGCTCATCATTGCAGCCCTCTACGTGCTGATCAATTTTGCGATCGACATGCTCTATCTTTTGGTCGATCCGAGGGTGCGCTACTGA
- a CDS encoding ABC transporter permease — translation MTDIATRPALSEGSKFLRRFLKRKTVAFGVLILTVFVLLAILAPWVTPYSPSKLSIVNRLKPPSGLFFFGTDEFGRDVFSRTIFAGRLSLLVGAAVVVLSALIGVSLGLLAGFFKQFDTPIARLIDAMMAFPDILLAIALVAALGPSLTTVIIALSIVYSPRLARIVRASTLVIRELPYVEAAQALGISTFHIMTRHVLRNLLSPILVQGTFLFASAMLAEAGLSFLGLGVSPEIPTWGTMIAAGRQYIGQADWMTLFPGVAIVLSVLSLQMVGDGLRDMLDPKLRKDL, via the coding sequence ATGACGGATATTGCAACACGGCCTGCCTTAAGCGAGGGCAGCAAGTTTCTCCGGCGTTTTCTGAAGCGCAAGACCGTTGCCTTCGGCGTGCTCATCCTCACAGTCTTCGTGCTCCTGGCAATCCTTGCTCCATGGGTCACTCCTTATTCCCCCTCCAAGCTTTCGATCGTCAACCGGCTGAAACCGCCGAGCGGACTGTTCTTCTTTGGAACGGATGAATTCGGCCGCGACGTCTTCTCGCGAACGATCTTTGCCGGGCGCCTGTCGCTGCTCGTCGGCGCTGCCGTTGTCGTGCTTTCGGCGTTGATCGGGGTGAGCCTCGGTCTGCTTGCCGGTTTCTTTAAGCAATTCGACACGCCAATCGCCCGGCTGATCGACGCGATGATGGCCTTCCCGGACATTCTGTTGGCGATCGCGCTGGTCGCAGCCCTCGGACCGTCGCTGACAACGGTCATCATCGCGTTGTCGATCGTGTATTCGCCACGTCTTGCCCGTATTGTCCGTGCATCGACGCTGGTCATCCGCGAACTGCCCTATGTCGAGGCCGCGCAAGCACTCGGTATTTCGACCTTCCATATCATGACCCGGCATGTCCTTCGCAATCTGCTTTCGCCGATCCTGGTGCAAGGCACCTTCCTGTTTGCAAGCGCCATGCTGGCTGAAGCCGGCCTTTCCTTCCTGGGCCTAGGCGTCAGCCCCGAAATCCCGACCTGGGGAACGATGATCGCCGCCGGGCGGCAGTATATCGGCCAGGCCGACTGGATGACGCTGTTTCCGGGCGTCGCCATTGTTCTTTCCGTGCTCTCACTGCAGATGGTCGGCGACGGGCTGCGCGACATGCTCGATCCAAAACTTCGAAAGGACCTTTGA
- a CDS encoding amidohydrolase/deacetylase family metallohydrolase — protein sequence MTGEQARKPLLLTNVKPMAFGAETPGSAVDILIDGNGRIAQVGPQLSVSHEMICVDGKGAWISPGWVDLHVHIWHGGTDISVRPSECGAERGVTTLVDAGSAGEANFHGFREYIIDTARERIKAFLNLGSIGLVACNRVAELRDIRDIDLDRILECYAENSEHIVGIKVRASHVITGSWGATPVKLGKKISKILKVPMMVHVGEPPALYDEVLEILGPGDVITHCFNGKAGSSIMEDEDLFDLAQRCAGEGIRLDIGHGGASFSFKVAEAAIKRGLLPFSISTDLHGHSMNFPVWDLATTMSKLLCVGMPFDKVVAAVTHAPASVIKLSMENRLAVGQRADFTVFDLVDSDVEATDSNGDVSVLMKLFEPRYAVIGSEAIAASRYIPRARRLVRHSHGYSYR from the coding sequence ATGACCGGGGAACAAGCGCGCAAGCCGCTCCTCCTCACCAATGTGAAGCCTATGGCCTTCGGTGCTGAAACCCCAGGCAGTGCAGTCGATATCCTCATCGACGGCAACGGCCGAATCGCGCAGGTCGGTCCGCAGCTTTCAGTCTCTCACGAGATGATCTGCGTCGATGGCAAGGGCGCCTGGATTTCACCGGGCTGGGTTGATCTCCACGTCCATATCTGGCATGGCGGCACCGATATCTCGGTCCGCCCATCCGAATGCGGTGCCGAGCGCGGCGTAACCACGCTGGTCGATGCGGGTTCTGCCGGTGAAGCCAATTTCCACGGTTTCCGCGAATATATCATCGACACAGCGCGCGAGCGCATCAAAGCCTTCCTGAACCTCGGTTCGATCGGTCTCGTCGCCTGCAACCGCGTCGCCGAATTGCGGGACATCCGCGACATTGATCTTGACCGCATCCTTGAATGCTATGCTGAAAACAGCGAGCACATCGTCGGCATCAAGGTGCGCGCCAGCCACGTCATCACCGGCTCGTGGGGTGCGACACCAGTAAAGCTCGGCAAGAAGATCTCCAAGATCCTCAAGGTTCCGATGATGGTGCACGTCGGCGAGCCACCGGCTCTTTATGATGAAGTGCTGGAGATCCTTGGTCCCGGTGACGTCATCACCCATTGCTTCAACGGCAAGGCCGGTTCGAGCATCATGGAAGACGAGGACCTTTTCGATCTCGCGCAGCGTTGCGCGGGCGAGGGCATCCGCCTCGACATCGGCCATGGCGGCGCCTCCTTCTCCTTCAAGGTCGCGGAAGCCGCAATCAAGCGCGGCCTCTTGCCCTTCTCGATCTCGACGGACCTGCATGGCCATTCGATGAATTTTCCGGTTTGGGATCTGGCGACGACCATGTCGAAGCTGCTCTGCGTCGGCATGCCTTTCGACAAGGTGGTGGCAGCGGTCACGCATGCGCCTGCCTCCGTCATCAAGCTTTCGATGGAAAACCGGCTTGCCGTCGGACAGCGCGCCGATTTCACGGTCTTCGATCTCGTCGATTCCGATGTCGAAGCCACCGATTCCAACGGCGACGTTTCCGTTCTTATGAAGCTGTTCGAGCCTCGCTATGCGGTGATCGGCAGCGAGGCAATTGCCGCAAGCCGTTACATTCCGCGTGCCCGCAGGCTCGTGCGTCACAGCCACGGTTATTCCTACCGCTAA
- a CDS encoding RidA family protein: MTGVCVNTSPANAKPASSPYERLAALGIELPPAPPPIAHFVTHVLEGNILYLSGQGPREADGFLYSGKVGAEIGVEDAYRHARLTGINLLAVMHDALGDLSRVKRVVKLLGMVNAVPQFADHPSVINGCSDLFVDVFGKDTGSHARSAVGFGSLPGNITVEIEAIIALRD, encoded by the coding sequence ATGACAGGAGTTTGCGTGAACACGTCTCCAGCTAACGCCAAGCCGGCAAGCTCACCCTATGAAAGGCTTGCTGCGCTCGGTATAGAGCTTCCGCCCGCGCCGCCGCCGATCGCCCATTTCGTGACGCATGTGCTGGAAGGTAATATTCTCTACCTCTCCGGTCAGGGGCCGCGCGAGGCCGACGGCTTTCTATATTCTGGCAAGGTCGGCGCTGAGATCGGCGTCGAAGATGCCTATAGACATGCGCGTCTCACCGGCATCAATCTTCTTGCCGTCATGCATGACGCGCTTGGCGATCTTTCCCGGGTAAAGCGCGTCGTGAAGCTGCTCGGCATGGTTAACGCCGTGCCGCAGTTTGCAGACCATCCAAGCGTCATCAACGGATGCTCGGATCTCTTCGTCGACGTTTTTGGAAAAGACACCGGCAGCCATGCCCGTTCGGCGGTTGGCTTCGGCTCGCTGCCGGGTAACATCACTGTCGAAATCGAGGCGATCATCGCCTTGCGTGATTGA
- a CDS encoding IclR family transcriptional regulator, translating into MELDGKTPSVIYSEDEPPIEEPGGKGARRSRVSGIDRALQVIDHLYETGSPTGVYAIAKAVKAPLSTVYVIVDDLVEKNMLTRNGDGTIWLGSRLYHYGLAYARSLDFMSVAMHEMHDLCRQAGETVQVCGRDGDYMLVLAMADGPSHFQVASRVGTRIPLNWTASGRLLVGHLPEEERFELFKRCAKSSPTGRAEMDPGVLSASAGAAFQSRLSIQAGESDYAVACIASPICDRDGQCVATISIVLPEQKAFSDENHYTAHVRTSAERIEKIMGWRNH; encoded by the coding sequence GTGGAATTGGACGGCAAGACACCATCAGTAATTTACTCCGAAGACGAGCCGCCCATTGAAGAACCCGGGGGTAAGGGCGCACGTCGCTCGCGGGTAAGCGGTATCGACCGCGCGCTGCAGGTCATTGATCACCTTTACGAAACGGGCTCTCCGACGGGAGTCTATGCAATCGCCAAGGCTGTGAAGGCGCCGCTCTCGACCGTCTACGTCATCGTTGATGATCTGGTCGAAAAGAACATGTTGACGCGCAATGGCGACGGCACGATCTGGCTCGGTTCGCGGCTCTACCATTACGGTCTTGCCTATGCCCGCTCGCTCGATTTCATGAGCGTCGCGATGCATGAGATGCACGATCTTTGCCGTCAGGCGGGTGAAACCGTTCAGGTTTGCGGCCGCGACGGCGACTATATGCTCGTGCTTGCCATGGCTGACGGCCCGAGCCATTTCCAGGTCGCTTCGCGTGTCGGCACGCGCATTCCGCTGAACTGGACCGCATCGGGTCGCCTGCTTGTCGGCCACCTGCCGGAAGAGGAGCGCTTCGAACTTTTCAAGCGCTGCGCCAAATCTTCGCCGACCGGCCGTGCCGAAATGGACCCCGGCGTGCTTTCCGCCTCGGCGGGTGCGGCGTTTCAGTCTCGCCTGTCGATCCAGGCCGGCGAGTCCGACTATGCGGTCGCCTGCATCGCTTCGCCGATCTGCGACAGAGATGGCCAATGCGTCGCGACCATTTCCATTGTCCTTCCAGAACAGAAGGCCTTTTCCGACGAGAACCACTATACCGCGCACGTGCGAACATCGGCCGAACGCATCGAAAAGATCATGGGCTGGCGCAACCACTAG
- a CDS encoding aminotransferase class V-fold PLP-dependent enzyme, with product MSDDIRASIGLRPVINVSGTMTSLGASIVVPEAIAAMSSILPQFVEINDLQRKASAVIARLTGAEAGFVTASCSAGISLAVAGAITGNNLLAIEKLPNVTPEKNEVLVQTGHVVSYGAPVDQAIRLAGAKAVLIGQATSTHRFHMENAITERTAAAVYVVSHHVVDYGLLNLKEFVEIAHAKGVPVIVDAASEYDLRVFLEQGADIALYSGHKFLGGPTSGIVAGKKELVRNAFLQNMGIGRGMKVGKESIFGAMAALEAWEMRDHTGIRERETGYLNLWKRMLDDRPGVTALIEPDPTKNPLDRLRVILKPEEAHITAWDLADALARGTPPIIVRDHEVEHQYFYLDPCNLHPGQEKIVASRLAEELDKAHASNEIIATPIEIRGKHRFDAVLRWPD from the coding sequence ATGTCTGATGACATTCGCGCGTCGATCGGCCTTCGTCCGGTCATCAACGTTTCCGGCACGATGACCAGCCTCGGCGCATCGATCGTCGTCCCCGAGGCAATCGCGGCCATGTCGTCGATCCTGCCGCAATTTGTCGAAATCAACGACCTGCAGCGCAAGGCCAGTGCCGTCATTGCCCGGTTGACGGGTGCCGAAGCCGGTTTCGTGACGGCATCCTGCTCCGCGGGCATTTCCCTGGCCGTCGCAGGTGCCATCACCGGCAACAACCTGCTGGCGATCGAGAAACTGCCGAACGTGACGCCAGAAAAGAACGAGGTTCTGGTGCAGACGGGCCACGTTGTGAGCTATGGCGCACCCGTCGATCAGGCGATCCGCCTTGCTGGGGCCAAGGCGGTGCTGATCGGTCAGGCGACATCGACCCATCGTTTTCACATGGAAAATGCAATCACCGAAAGGACGGCTGCGGCCGTCTACGTCGTGTCGCACCATGTCGTCGACTATGGCCTTCTGAACCTCAAGGAGTTCGTCGAGATCGCCCACGCCAAGGGCGTGCCGGTCATCGTCGATGCGGCGTCGGAGTACGACCTGCGTGTTTTCCTGGAGCAAGGCGCGGATATCGCGCTCTATTCCGGTCACAAATTCCTCGGCGGTCCGACCTCGGGCATCGTCGCCGGCAAAAAGGAACTGGTACGCAACGCCTTCCTGCAGAACATGGGCATTGGCCGCGGCATGAAGGTCGGCAAGGAAAGCATTTTCGGCGCCATGGCCGCCCTGGAGGCTTGGGAAATGCGTGACCACACCGGCATTCGCGAGCGCGAAACGGGCTACCTCAATCTCTGGAAGCGGATGTTGGACGACCGCCCCGGCGTAACCGCGCTGATCGAACCCGATCCGACCAAGAATCCGCTTGATCGCCTGCGCGTCATCCTCAAACCGGAGGAAGCCCATATCACCGCCTGGGATTTGGCCGACGCGCTGGCGCGCGGGACGCCGCCGATCATCGTCCGCGACCACGAGGTCGAGCATCAGTATTTCTATCTCGACCCCTGCAACCTGCACCCAGGCCAGGAAAAGATCGTTGCAAGCCGTTTGGCCGAAGAACTGGACAAGGCGCACGCCTCCAACGAGATCATCGCAACGCCTATCGAAATCCGCGGCAAGCACCGGTTCGACGCTGTGTTGCGTTGGCCGGATTGA
- a CDS encoding ABC transporter ATP-binding protein produces the protein MAGFQVQTIQQAEAVLSVENLTTSFLVEGEWKPVVRDVSFRVAPGETVAIVGESGSGKSVTSLSIMRLLQPDTSRIEGKIMLGDRNLLALPESGMRQVRGNDVSMIFQEPMTSLNPLFTIGDQISEALLCHSAMSKTEARAEVIRLLEKVRISSAASRFDEYPHRFSGGMRQRVMIAMALASKPKLLIADEPTTALDVTIQGQILDLIKMLQEEEGTSVLFITHDMGVVAEIADRTVVMYRGEQVETGATADIFHRGRHPYTRALLSAVPVLGSMQGHVRPLRFPVVNAATGECDIPAEVGDTVAASAGPVLEVRNLTKRFDIHSGLFGRLTGRVHAVENVSFDLFSGETLSLVGESGCGKSTTGRAIMRLIEPQSGSVKADGRDVLALDKNGMREMRKTVQMIFQDPFASLNPRIRVGAAIAEPFLEHKMGTAKQAKEKVADLLEKVGLSADMMARFPHEFSGGQRQRICIARALALDPKVIVADESVSALDVSIKAQVINLMLDLQQSLNLAFLFISHDMAVVERVSHRVAVMYLGEIVEIGPRAAIFGNPQHPYTKMLMAAVPVPDPDRRREKRMAANDEIKSPIRAVDYKIVPLQYHTVSPGHLVAIS, from the coding sequence ATGGCAGGCTTTCAGGTGCAGACGATCCAGCAGGCAGAAGCCGTTCTCTCCGTCGAGAATCTCACGACGTCGTTTCTGGTCGAGGGCGAGTGGAAGCCTGTCGTCCGCGATGTTTCCTTCCGCGTGGCGCCGGGCGAAACGGTTGCAATTGTCGGCGAGTCGGGTTCTGGCAAGAGCGTCACGTCGCTGTCGATCATGCGGCTACTGCAGCCGGATACGAGCCGGATCGAAGGCAAGATCATGCTTGGCGACCGCAATCTGCTGGCGCTTCCGGAAAGTGGCATGCGGCAGGTGCGCGGCAATGACGTCTCGATGATCTTTCAGGAGCCGATGACGAGCCTCAACCCGCTCTTTACGATCGGCGACCAGATTTCCGAAGCACTGCTTTGCCATTCGGCCATGTCGAAGACCGAAGCACGAGCCGAAGTGATCCGGCTTCTGGAAAAGGTCCGCATTTCCTCCGCTGCCTCGCGTTTCGATGAATATCCGCACCGTTTTTCCGGCGGCATGCGTCAGCGCGTGATGATCGCCATGGCGCTTGCCTCGAAACCGAAGCTGCTGATTGCCGACGAACCGACGACCGCGCTCGACGTCACCATCCAAGGGCAAATCCTCGATCTCATCAAGATGCTGCAGGAGGAGGAAGGAACCTCCGTTCTCTTCATCACCCACGACATGGGCGTTGTTGCCGAAATAGCCGACAGAACTGTGGTGATGTATCGCGGCGAGCAGGTTGAAACGGGGGCAACGGCCGACATCTTCCATCGCGGCCGCCACCCCTACACCCGTGCGCTGCTTTCCGCCGTGCCGGTGCTGGGCTCAATGCAGGGGCACGTAAGGCCGCTGCGTTTTCCCGTCGTCAATGCAGCGACAGGCGAATGCGACATTCCGGCGGAAGTCGGCGACACGGTTGCTGCTTCTGCAGGGCCGGTCTTGGAGGTGCGGAACCTCACCAAGCGCTTTGATATCCACTCTGGTCTTTTCGGCCGTTTGACCGGACGCGTGCATGCCGTTGAAAACGTTTCCTTCGATCTCTTTTCCGGTGAGACGCTGTCTTTGGTCGGCGAATCCGGCTGCGGAAAATCGACGACCGGCCGCGCCATAATGCGGCTGATCGAACCGCAGAGCGGGTCCGTGAAGGCCGATGGCAGGGACGTGCTGGCACTCGACAAGAACGGAATGCGCGAGATGCGCAAGACCGTACAAATGATCTTTCAGGATCCGTTCGCCAGCCTCAATCCGCGCATCCGCGTCGGTGCAGCGATCGCCGAGCCTTTTCTTGAACACAAGATGGGAACGGCAAAGCAGGCCAAAGAGAAGGTCGCCGACCTTCTGGAAAAGGTCGGCCTTTCAGCCGATATGATGGCGCGCTTTCCGCACGAGTTCTCCGGGGGCCAGCGTCAGCGCATCTGCATTGCCCGGGCGCTGGCGCTCGATCCGAAGGTGATCGTCGCCGATGAAAGCGTCTCGGCCCTCGACGTCTCGATCAAGGCGCAGGTCATCAATCTGATGCTGGACCTGCAGCAGAGCCTCAACCTCGCCTTCCTGTTCATCTCGCATGACATGGCCGTCGTCGAACGCGTCAGCCATCGTGTTGCGGTCATGTATCTCGGTGAGATCGTCGAGATCGGCCCGCGCGCTGCTATCTTCGGCAACCCGCAGCATCCTTATACGAAGATGCTGATGGCCGCCGTTCCCGTGCCCGATCCCGATCGCCGGCGCGAGAAGCGGATGGCGGCCAATGACGAGATCAAAAGTCCGATCCGGGCAGTGGACTACAAGATCGTGCCGCTTCAGTACCATACGGTTTCGCCGGGGCACCTGGTGGCGATCAGCTAG